A portion of the Macaca mulatta isolate MMU2019108-1 chromosome 2, T2T-MMU8v2.0, whole genome shotgun sequence genome contains these proteins:
- the LOC144339486 gene encoding uncharacterized protein LOC144339486: protein MVTHSFLVVPECPYPLLGRDLLTKLGAQIHFSETGAQVLNRDGQPIQILTVSLQDEHRLFDAPVITSLPDIWLQDFPQAWAETGGLGLAKYQAPIIIDLKPTAVPVSIKQYPMSREAHIGIRQHINKFLELGVLRPCHSPWNTPLLPVKKPGTQDYRPVQDLREINKRTIDIHPTVPNPYNLLSTLKPGYDWYTVLDLKDAFFCLPLAPQSQELFAFEWKDPEKGISGQLTWTRLPQGFKNSPTLFDEALHRDLTDFRTQNPDVTLLQYVDDLLLAAPTKEICIQEAIVRQPPDRWITNARLTHYQALLLDTDRVQFGPPVTLNPATLLPVPEDQPSPHDCRQVLAETHGTREDLKDQELPDADHTWYTDGSSYLDSGTRRAGAAVVDGHNTIWAQSLPPGTSAQKAELIALTKALELSKGKKANIYTDSRYAFATAHTHGSIYEKRGLLTSEGKEIKNKAEIIALLKALFLPQEVAIIHCPGHQKGQDPVAVGNRQADQVARQAAMAEVLTLATEPDETSHITIEHTYTPEDQEEAKAIGAIENKDTKNWEKGGKIVLPQKEALAMIQQMHAWTHLSNRKLRLLIEKTDFLIPKASTLVEQVTSACKVCQQVNAGATRVSEGKRTRGNRPGVYWEIDFTEVKPHYAGYKYLLVFVDTFSGWVEAYPTRQETAHIVAKKILEEIFPRFGLPKVIGSDNGPAFVSQTDLQARLKGLQAVQAQIWAPLAELYQPGHPQTSHPFQP from the exons ATGGTGACACATTCCTTCTTGGTGGTACCTGAATGCCCCTACCCCCTCCTAGGGCGAGATCTTCTGACCAAGCTCGGAGCCCAAATCCATTTCTCCGAGACAGGGGCCCAGGTATTAAATCGGGACGGTCAGCCCATCCAAATCTTAACTGTGTCTTTGCAAGATGAGCATCGGCTTTTCGACGCTCCGGTTATCACTAGCCTCCCTGATATTTGGTTGCAAGATTTTCCCcaagcttgggcggaaacgggaGGACTCGGGCTAGCTAAGTATCAAGCCCCAATCATAATTGATCTAAAGCCCACGGCGGTGCCCGTGTCTATCAAGCAATATCCCATGAGCCGAGAGGCTCATATAGGAATTCGGCAGCACATCAACAAATTTCTAGAACTCGGAGTGTTGCGACCTTGTCACTCGCCCTGGAACACTCCTCTTTTGCCAGTAAAAAAGCCTGGTactcaggattacaggcctgtccaAGACTTGAGAGAAATCAACAAAAGAACCATAGACATCCATCCCACGGTCCCTAATCCTTACAACTTACTCAGCACCTTAAAACCAGGCTATGACTGGTATACagtattagatttaaaagatgctttcttctgtttacctctggccccccaaagccaagaactctttgcctttgagtggaaggatcctgagaaaggaatttCAGGCCAATTGACCTGGACCCGGCTTCCCCAAGGATTCAAgaactctcccactctcttcgaTGAGGCTCTTCATCGAGACCTGACTGACTTCCGGACCCAAAATCCAGACGTGACTCTACTCCAGTATGTGGATGACCTCCTCTTGGCTGCTCCTACAAAGGAAATCTGTATACAAG AGGCCATAGTGCGGCAGCCCCCGGACCGGTGGATAACCAACGCACGCCTAACCCACTACCAGGCCCTCCTACTGGACACGGACCGCGTCCAGTTTGGCCCTCCGGTCACCCTAAACCCTGCTACGCTGCTGCCGGTACCGGAAGACCAACCAAGCCCACACGATTGTCGGCAAGTACTGGCTGAGACCCATGGAACACGGGAAGACCTTAAAGACCAAGAACTCCCAGACGCGGATCACACCTGGTACACAGACGGCAGCAGTTACCTTGACTCAGGTACCCGGAGGGCGGGAGCGGCGGTAGTAGATGGCCACAACACCATTTGGGCACAATCACTACCTCCTGGCACGTCTGCACAGAAGGCTGAGTTAATAGCACTAACCAAGGCCCTAGAGCtgtccaagggaaagaaagctaacatttatactgatagccggtatgcctttgcaacggctcatactcatggaagtatctatgaaaaaagaggtctcctaacctcagaaggaaaggaaatcaagaacaaagctgaaataattgccttattgaaagccctttttcttcctcaagaagtggctataattcactgccccgggcatcagaaaggacaggatccagtcgcagtaggaaacagacaggctgaccaagtagccaggcaagccgccatggcggaagtactgaccctagccacagaacctgacgaaaccagccacataactattgaacatacttataccccagaagaccaggaagaagcaaaggccataggggctatagaaaacaaagacactaaaaactgggaaaaaggagggaaaatagtccttccccaaaaggaggccctggcaatgatccagcagatgcatgcctggacacacttgagtaatcgaaagctaagattactgattgaaaaaactgactttctaatcccaaaggcaagtaccctcgtagaacaagtgacatctgcctgtaaggtctgtcagcaggtaaacgctggggctacccgagtgTCAGAAGGAAAACGAACTCGTGGTAACCGCCCAggagtctattgggaaatagacttcactgaagtaaaacctcactatgctggatataagtacttactagtgtttgtagataccttttcaggatgggtagaagcctaccccacccggcaagaaacggcacacatagtagccaagaaaattttggaagaaatctttcctagattcggacttcccaaggtaattgggtcagataacgggccggccttcgtttctcag actgacctacaggcccggctaaaaggactccaagcagtacaggcccaaatctgggcccccttggcagaactgtaccaaccaggacatccacagaccagtcaccccttccagcCATAA